A genome region from Myxococcota bacterium includes the following:
- the uvrC gene encoding excinuclease ABC subunit UvrC yields the protein MPEIQFDSFPEAPGCYLMKNKAGKIFYVGKAINLRNRIRSYFTGQDTRAFVGWLDRILDKIEVVVVRNDTEALLLEQTLVQLHNPKYNILLKDDKRFISLRLARPKEKGALHAKFPRLEIVRKPNKDNARYFGPYPSATKLRETVAQINKHFKLRTCSDRVIDHRDRPCIQHDMGRCLAPCVFPVTEYAGEMDNVGLFLKGQTREVEKRLQVLMWQAVESEQFERAAQIRDQVKAIKDSTTGQTTHRLSKRENEDIYGVARQAGYLEIVRLPVRAGRVEGAEHYAFDEQEFPTRDLFSGFLSQFYANLPSEDWPHQVVCPLVLVEGDSGLPTSGEGFPKIVTPQRGPLKTLLEIAEQNARHALEERLKRIQSHEDSLEALRKCAEMQAIPRVIECFDVSLFQGTDAVASQVCFIDGVPEKSRYRKYNIKTVEGTDDYAMMREVLTRRLKKGDFPDLLLVDGGKGQLGVALAVAKDAGLELNIAAIAKDPERLFLPNRKDGIMLKEHSKERYLLERIRDEAHRFAITTHRAKRQKRIFQKP from the coding sequence ATGCCAGAGATCCAGTTTGATTCATTCCCGGAAGCCCCGGGCTGCTATTTAATGAAAAACAAAGCTGGGAAAATATTTTATGTCGGCAAGGCAATCAATTTAAGAAACCGCATTCGCAGCTATTTCACCGGCCAAGACACTCGCGCATTTGTGGGCTGGTTAGACCGAATTTTAGACAAGATCGAAGTTGTGGTGGTGCGTAACGATACTGAAGCACTTCTTCTAGAGCAGACGCTGGTTCAACTTCATAACCCTAAATATAATATCCTGCTTAAGGATGATAAGCGCTTTATCTCTTTGAGACTGGCCAGGCCGAAGGAAAAAGGCGCACTCCATGCCAAGTTCCCAAGGCTTGAAATTGTGCGGAAGCCGAATAAAGATAACGCGCGCTATTTTGGTCCATACCCATCGGCAACCAAACTCAGGGAAACTGTCGCTCAAATCAATAAGCATTTTAAGCTCAGAACCTGTTCCGACAGAGTGATAGACCATAGAGACCGCCCGTGCATTCAACATGATATGGGCCGTTGCTTAGCGCCATGCGTTTTCCCCGTGACAGAGTATGCCGGCGAAATGGACAACGTGGGCTTGTTTTTGAAAGGCCAAACGCGCGAGGTTGAAAAACGCCTACAGGTTTTGATGTGGCAAGCCGTTGAAAGCGAGCAGTTTGAACGCGCCGCTCAAATCCGGGACCAAGTCAAAGCCATCAAAGACTCCACCACGGGCCAAACCACTCATCGCTTAAGTAAGCGAGAAAATGAGGACATCTATGGTGTTGCCAGACAAGCGGGATATTTAGAAATCGTGCGTCTGCCAGTGCGAGCCGGCCGGGTTGAGGGGGCTGAACATTATGCTTTTGATGAGCAAGAGTTCCCAACGCGCGATTTGTTTTCCGGATTTCTGTCACAATTTTATGCGAATCTGCCGAGTGAAGACTGGCCGCATCAAGTGGTTTGTCCTCTGGTTTTGGTCGAAGGCGATTCCGGTCTGCCGACATCAGGCGAAGGTTTTCCAAAGATTGTCACCCCGCAACGTGGCCCTTTAAAAACCCTGTTGGAGATCGCCGAACAAAACGCAAGACACGCTCTTGAGGAGCGCCTCAAAAGAATCCAATCGCATGAAGACAGCCTAGAAGCCTTGCGAAAGTGCGCCGAAATGCAGGCAATACCAAGAGTCATCGAGTGCTTCGATGTATCGCTTTTTCAAGGTACCGATGCCGTGGCTTCACAAGTCTGCTTTATCGACGGTGTTCCCGAAAAATCTCGCTATCGAAAGTATAATATCAAAACTGTGGAAGGCACAGACGACTACGCCATGATGCGCGAAGTGCTCACCCGAAGACTAAAGAAAGGTGATTTCCCCGATTTGCTCTTGGTCGACGGTGGTAAAGGCCAACTTGGGGTTGCGCTCGCGGTAGCGAAAGATGCGGGTCTGGAACTCAACATTGCAGCCATTGCCAAGGATCCTGAACGGCTGTTTTTGCCTAACCGCAAAGATGGCATCATGCTGAAAGAGCACAGCAAAGAGCGGTATTTGCTTGAGCGAATTCGAGATGAAGCTCACCGTTTTGCCATTACAACCCACCGGGCCAAGCGCCAAAAACGAATATTTCAGAAGCCTTAA
- a CDS encoding ABC transporter permease, translated as MKTFLVLGLGVLTFVALLGPWVIGGAGLDLNLALDLRGLEAGRLGFGENGFDVLTWLVYGARISLAIALTCTVISMVFGVIYGAVSAYVGGFVDTVMMRLVDILMAFPGLLLALYIAAVLKPGVMNLVIALCATGWVGYARVARSQVLVVKEHDYVTAAVALGASPLRVLFVHIVPNILGPLWVQGSFGISSLILAEASLSFLGLGVPPGTPSWGALLEQGVNYLFVAPHLVILPGLCIALSVLLFNFLGDWLRDARDPV; from the coding sequence GTGAAAACTTTCTTGGTCTTAGGTCTAGGCGTTTTAACTTTTGTTGCTTTGCTTGGGCCATGGGTAATAGGTGGCGCCGGTTTGGACCTCAATTTGGCGCTTGATTTAAGGGGTCTTGAAGCTGGGCGTCTGGGCTTTGGTGAGAACGGTTTCGATGTCTTAACTTGGCTTGTGTATGGCGCTCGTATTTCGCTTGCCATTGCGCTTACCTGTACGGTCATCTCGATGGTGTTTGGTGTGATTTATGGGGCGGTATCAGCTTATGTGGGTGGATTTGTAGATACCGTTATGATGCGGCTGGTGGATATCTTGATGGCCTTCCCAGGGCTTTTGCTTGCGCTGTATATCGCGGCAGTATTAAAACCGGGGGTGATGAACTTGGTCATTGCGCTTTGTGCGACTGGCTGGGTTGGTTATGCGCGCGTGGCTCGCTCGCAAGTTTTGGTGGTGAAAGAGCACGATTACGTGACTGCTGCGGTTGCGTTAGGTGCGTCTCCCCTGCGGGTGCTGTTTGTGCATATCGTGCCGAATATCTTGGGGCCTCTATGGGTGCAGGGTAGCTTTGGGATTTCATCGCTCATATTGGCAGAAGCAAGTTTAAGCTTTTTGGGCTTGGGTGTGCCGCCGGGGACGCCTTCTTGGGGTGCTCTTTTGGAGCAGGGCGTCAACTATTTATTCGTTGCGCCGCATTTAGTGATACTTCCCGGTCTTTGTATCGCCTTATCAGTGCTATTGTTTAACTTCTTAGGAGATTGGTTGCGCGATGCCAGAGATCCAGTTTGA
- a CDS encoding ABC transporter permease, with protein MISKAFQVFWVLFGATLIVTGMLRLVPGDPVDHILGEQATQQARMQLSRDLGLTDAHGVRVGYLRQYGNFIQKIATNELTSYRTREPVMSIIAGRLPYTGVLALASMLFAICLGPILGVMAAWKRGRLLDQFLRLVALLGISVPRFFFAPLLLLAFSIYWSIFPISGATDGLLSLVLPALSLGFAMAAVQMRFTRASILEVMSTDYIRTARAKGLSERVVYFKHALRNALMPVITVIGMELGSLLAGAVVVEKIFSWPGIGLLLLESIQQLDMPMVQGVVLVIAFFYVVTNLVTDWVYGLIDPRVRVS; from the coding sequence ATGATATCTAAAGCGTTTCAAGTGTTTTGGGTGCTTTTTGGCGCAACGCTGATTGTGACAGGTATGCTTCGCCTGGTGCCCGGCGATCCGGTTGATCATATTTTAGGGGAGCAGGCGACTCAACAGGCGCGGATGCAGCTTTCTAGAGATCTGGGTTTGACCGATGCTCATGGCGTGAGAGTTGGTTATTTGAGACAGTATGGAAACTTCATTCAAAAAATCGCGACCAATGAATTGACCAGCTACCGAACACGGGAACCAGTCATGTCGATTATCGCTGGGCGACTGCCTTACACCGGTGTTTTGGCGCTGGCATCGATGCTGTTTGCCATATGCTTAGGTCCCATCTTGGGCGTTATGGCTGCTTGGAAGCGTGGGCGCTTGTTGGACCAATTTTTGAGACTGGTGGCTTTATTAGGAATAAGCGTTCCGCGCTTTTTCTTTGCGCCTTTGCTCTTATTAGCATTTTCGATCTATTGGTCTATTTTTCCGATTAGCGGCGCGACCGATGGCCTTCTGTCGTTGGTGTTGCCGGCGCTTAGTTTGGGCTTTGCCATGGCTGCGGTGCAGATGCGGTTTACGCGCGCTTCGATTTTAGAAGTTATGTCGACCGATTATATCCGAACGGCTCGGGCGAAGGGCCTTTCGGAGCGGGTGGTTTATTTTAAACACGCGCTGCGCAATGCCTTGATGCCGGTGATAACTGTGATTGGCATGGAACTGGGGTCTTTATTGGCCGGCGCGGTGGTGGTGGAGAAGATTTTTTCTTGGCCGGGGATTGGCCTGTTGTTGCTGGAGAGCATTCAGCAGTTGGACATGCCGATGGTTCAGGGCGTTGTCTTGGTGATCGCATTTTTCTACGTAGTGACAAACTTGGTGACGGACTGGGTTTACGGGCTCATTGACCCTCGGGTGAGGGTGTCGTGA
- a CDS encoding ABC transporter substrate-binding protein, giving the protein MFALIATLALNIIVNSVPESLDPRFADSVVASSMSELLFAPLLTMGDDLLPRPYLAESVVQKDALTYLVTLRPNLYFHDGTKLEAKDVVYTFSDLGSDDVLSSKVDKLKFVESVNALSNRVIEFKLKKPYAPFVAELTGLGIVSKAKCYGRTAKCRHELVGSGPYRLTSYNKVTETWRLSAFDKWFEGKAGVNELEFRVVRDNNTRLLELVKGKADLSMGNIRPFQLPLLEKYASRIQIQKAPGLGYAYLAMNLRKSPLSDVRVRKAIALGINIDEILNAKFQGLASKATGMLPSGHWAKDSKLMPLRYDPIEAKRLLKETGLKLPIKLTLLASTDRFRQSFSLIYKHQLKQIGIDLDIRIQDWATAFQNIRQGNFDLVSAIWSPVVEPNLFEWVFHSGNIPDADKAGGNRVAFRDGEVDAWIEKAQATFDVAGRKVLYGLIEKRLQASLPYVPLWFEDNIIVSSLRLTGFVPSRQESYLPLLKARFLPGGAK; this is encoded by the coding sequence ATGTTCGCGTTGATTGCCACATTGGCACTTAATATTATTGTCAATAGTGTCCCTGAAAGCCTTGATCCCCGTTTTGCCGACAGTGTTGTAGCGTCGAGCATGAGTGAGCTGCTTTTTGCCCCTCTACTAACCATGGGTGATGATCTATTGCCGCGGCCTTATTTGGCCGAGTCTGTCGTTCAAAAAGATGCGCTGACTTACCTGGTAACTTTACGGCCTAACTTATACTTTCATGATGGCACCAAACTCGAAGCAAAAGATGTCGTCTATACTTTTAGCGATCTGGGAAGCGATGACGTGCTGTCCTCCAAGGTCGATAAGCTCAAATTTGTTGAAAGCGTGAATGCGCTGTCCAATCGAGTGATTGAGTTCAAACTTAAAAAGCCATACGCGCCATTTGTGGCGGAGCTCACCGGTCTTGGCATTGTATCGAAAGCAAAATGCTACGGCAGGACTGCGAAATGTCGACATGAACTGGTTGGCTCAGGACCCTACCGACTCACAAGCTATAATAAAGTCACCGAAACTTGGCGTTTAAGCGCCTTCGATAAATGGTTTGAGGGTAAGGCCGGGGTTAATGAACTCGAATTTCGAGTGGTGCGGGATAACAACACGCGTCTGCTCGAGTTGGTCAAAGGCAAGGCGGATTTAAGCATGGGCAATATTAGGCCCTTTCAACTGCCGCTTTTGGAGAAGTATGCCAGCCGAATCCAGATTCAAAAAGCGCCAGGCCTTGGATATGCCTATTTGGCGATGAACCTTCGCAAGTCGCCTCTGTCGGATGTGCGAGTTCGAAAAGCCATCGCTTTGGGCATTAATATTGACGAGATATTAAATGCGAAGTTTCAGGGCTTGGCAAGTAAAGCGACTGGCATGTTGCCATCAGGGCATTGGGCCAAAGACTCCAAGTTAATGCCGCTTCGTTATGATCCCATCGAGGCAAAGAGGCTTTTGAAAGAGACAGGGTTAAAGCTTCCGATTAAGCTTACTTTGCTTGCCAGCACAGACCGATTTAGGCAGAGTTTTAGCTTGATCTATAAGCATCAGCTGAAGCAAATCGGTATTGATTTGGATATCCGTATTCAAGACTGGGCCACGGCTTTTCAGAATATTCGTCAGGGTAATTTTGATTTGGTCAGCGCTATTTGGTCGCCTGTGGTGGAGCCGAATTTATTTGAATGGGTGTTTCACTCTGGCAATATTCCAGATGCCGATAAGGCCGGTGGTAATCGGGTGGCTTTTCGGGACGGTGAGGTTGATGCTTGGATTGAAAAAGCGCAGGCGACATTTGACGTGGCCGGCCGCAAAGTGCTTTACGGGCTGATAGAAAAACGGTTGCAGGCGTCCTTGCCTTATGTGCCGCTTTGGTTTGAAGACAATATCATCGTGAGCAGCCTGCGGTTGACTGGCTTTGTACCCTCGCGTCAGGAAAGTTATTTACCTCTGCTGAAGGCACGCTTTCTTCCAGGAGGCGCCAAATGA
- the gmk gene encoding guanylate kinase — protein MARHAFPVVLSAPSGTGKTTLAHLLVDSMSNLEISVSHTTRPRRGHEQEDVDYYFVDDVEFDKMIEENAFLEWAPVHGHRYGSSIAWTQKKMDDSRDVIFDIDVQGGLQIKKHFPNTVLIFILPPSFEELENRLRGRGTDPEEKIQKRLEAARQEIRIGLKTYDYVINNEKLDRALFDLTAIVRTHRLNGFDREKIRKKLLGE, from the coding sequence ATGGCGAGACATGCATTTCCAGTAGTATTAAGTGCTCCAAGTGGCACAGGCAAAACCACCTTGGCGCATCTTTTGGTGGACAGTATGTCTAATCTAGAGATTAGTGTCTCTCACACCACGCGCCCCAGACGCGGCCATGAGCAAGAAGACGTCGACTACTATTTTGTGGATGATGTTGAATTCGACAAAATGATTGAAGAAAATGCCTTTTTGGAATGGGCGCCCGTCCATGGCCATCGCTATGGTTCATCCATTGCATGGACCCAGAAGAAAATGGACGACAGCCGGGATGTGATTTTCGACATCGATGTTCAAGGTGGCCTTCAGATTAAAAAGCATTTTCCCAATACGGTTTTGATTTTTATTCTGCCGCCATCTTTCGAAGAGTTGGAAAATCGCCTGCGCGGACGCGGCACTGACCCCGAAGAAAAAATACAAAAACGTTTAGAAGCAGCGCGCCAGGAAATTCGCATTGGCCTTAAAACTTACGATTATGTTATTAATAATGAGAAACTAGACAGAGCTTTATTCGATTTAACAGCCATTGTGAGAACTCACCGTTTGAATGGTTTTGATAGAGAGAAGATTCGTAAAAAGCTCCTAGGAGAGTAA
- a CDS encoding amino acid permease, producing the protein MQQLSHHSNHKIGFWSLFAIVTGSQIGSGIFMLPANLAPFGWYALLGWIISGVGAIALALVFADLCALMPKTGGPHVYARAAFGDVAGFFTGWTYWVVSWVSTTAVIVAAVGYLTPLLGTLTPNAVLALQVVLLFAVTLLNLQGVYAAGITEFVLTVLKFVPLIVLPVFGIVYFNAQNIQMADGLAAVSVPDILSQVVLLTLWGFIGLESGTTPAGSVENPAKTIPKALVFGTIAVALVYVVNSLAIMGSMPSALLAQSKAPFADAAQYLLGGSWHLLISFIASILCLGTLNAWMLASSQIALGLAQDRLGPALLGKTNRHQAPFVALLISTFGILPLLFLTTHTTLASQLAMIIDFSVTAFLYVYVIATLAFLKKARGVQWVYGSLALVFCLWILWQTSLQTLGIAALFALSGVPVWFFKKVITN; encoded by the coding sequence ATGCAACAACTTAGCCATCATTCCAACCATAAAATCGGCTTTTGGTCCCTGTTTGCGATTGTGACTGGTAGCCAAATCGGCTCTGGTATTTTTATGCTGCCAGCCAATCTAGCGCCATTTGGCTGGTATGCGCTTTTGGGTTGGATAATCTCTGGCGTTGGCGCGATCGCCCTCGCCTTGGTATTCGCGGACTTATGCGCGCTGATGCCTAAGACGGGCGGGCCTCACGTGTACGCACGAGCAGCCTTTGGCGATGTGGCTGGTTTTTTTACCGGCTGGACATATTGGGTGGTTTCATGGGTTTCTACGACGGCGGTGATTGTAGCAGCGGTAGGCTACTTGACCCCGCTTTTGGGCACTTTGACGCCCAATGCCGTTTTGGCTCTGCAGGTGGTTTTGTTGTTTGCGGTGACTTTGCTGAATTTGCAGGGTGTCTATGCGGCTGGCATCACCGAATTTGTTTTGACGGTGCTTAAATTTGTCCCGCTGATTGTTTTGCCGGTTTTTGGCATTGTCTATTTTAATGCTCAAAATATTCAAATGGCAGATGGCTTGGCTGCCGTTTCCGTGCCGGATATTTTAAGTCAAGTTGTGTTGCTAACGCTTTGGGGCTTTATCGGTCTGGAATCCGGCACCACACCAGCGGGTTCGGTTGAAAATCCCGCTAAGACCATTCCAAAAGCGCTTGTGTTTGGGACCATCGCGGTAGCACTGGTTTATGTGGTAAACAGTTTGGCTATCATGGGCTCTATGCCAAGCGCCCTTTTAGCCCAGTCGAAGGCGCCTTTTGCAGATGCTGCGCAATATTTGCTCGGGGGCAGTTGGCATTTGCTTATCTCTTTCATTGCATCGATTCTATGCTTGGGCACTTTGAATGCTTGGATGCTGGCCAGTAGCCAGATTGCTTTAGGCCTGGCTCAGGATAGGCTTGGACCTGCTTTGCTTGGCAAAACCAACCGGCATCAGGCGCCTTTTGTGGCTTTGTTAATCAGCACTTTTGGTATCTTGCCATTGTTGTTTTTAACCACGCATACGACCTTGGCCAGTCAGCTGGCCATGATTATTGATTTTTCTGTGACGGCCTTTTTATATGTGTATGTGATTGCGACCTTGGCATTTTTGAAAAAAGCTCGCGGGGTTCAATGGGTATATGGCTCACTCGCGCTGGTCTTTTGTTTATGGATATTATGGCAAACTAGTTTGCAGACTTTAGGCATAGCTGCTTTATTTGCTTTGAGCGGCGTGCCCGTTTGGTTTTTCAAAAAGGTGATCACGAACTAA